The following proteins are co-located in the Brachybacterium sacelli genome:
- a CDS encoding PAC2 family protein — translation MDPTTLFNYERHVDSRSLRGRTLLVTLGAFSDAGNAQDLVDDHLLNTLPSRVVGRLDMDQVYDYAGRRPEVTLELDHFDDYQKPEIVLHEVTDPDGEPFFLLTGPEPSFQWERVAHALRIVVDQLGIERTLLVQGFPAPVPHTRELPVTRFAGDPDTIEVRRTMPGTFRLRAPFTSLLTLRLADAGHDVVGLVVHVPQYLHEMSYPDAAIALLQAIGQEKGPHVPMEALEAQAGPVREAVSAQVDAQEQLQEMVSGLEQRYDRMITSGAGAEVPTAEDIAAEVEQYLAGFTGDEGSDEDSGEDSAQ, via the coding sequence ATGGATCCGACGACACTGTTCAACTACGAGCGGCACGTCGACTCGCGCTCCCTGCGCGGCCGCACGCTGCTGGTCACGCTCGGTGCGTTCAGCGACGCCGGAAATGCCCAGGACCTCGTCGACGACCACCTGCTCAACACTCTGCCCAGCCGCGTCGTGGGACGCCTGGACATGGACCAGGTCTACGACTACGCGGGCCGACGCCCCGAGGTGACCCTCGAGCTCGACCACTTCGACGACTACCAGAAGCCCGAGATCGTGCTCCACGAGGTCACCGATCCCGACGGCGAGCCCTTCTTCCTGCTCACGGGTCCCGAGCCGTCGTTCCAGTGGGAGCGGGTCGCGCACGCGCTGCGGATCGTCGTGGACCAGCTCGGCATCGAGCGCACCCTCCTCGTCCAGGGCTTCCCCGCCCCGGTCCCCCACACCCGCGAGCTGCCGGTGACGCGCTTCGCGGGCGACCCGGACACGATCGAAGTGCGGAGGACGATGCCCGGCACCTTCCGCCTGCGCGCCCCCTTCACCTCGCTGCTCACACTGCGCCTGGCCGATGCCGGCCACGACGTGGTGGGCCTCGTGGTGCACGTCCCGCAGTACCTCCACGAGATGTCCTATCCCGATGCCGCGATCGCCCTCCTGCAGGCGATCGGCCAGGAGAAGGGTCCGCACGTGCCGATGGAGGCTCTGGAGGCGCAGGCCGGCCCCGTCCGCGAGGCCGTCAGCGCCCAGGTCGACGCCCAGGAGCAGCTCCAGGAGATGGTCTCCGGGCTCGAGCAGCGCTACGACCGGATGATCACCTCGGGCGCCGGCGCCGAGGTCCCCACCGCCGAGGACATCGCCGCCGAGGTCGAGCAGTATCTCGCGGGCTTCACCGGGGACGAGGGCTCGGACGAGGACTCCGGCGAAGACTCAGCGCAGTAG
- a CDS encoding TSUP family transporter, with amino-acid sequence MPLPDQLLELSALTLLLLVGAAFLAGWVDAVVGGGGLIQLPALLTALPADASTGSVLGTNKVASAAGTAISSWTYVRRIAPIAATAGPLIVCALLGSAVGAGLASFIPRDWLSPIVLLALIAVGLYTLLRPAMGLVHRPRHSGRAQVLRAGAIGGLVGVYDGVLGPGTGSFFIIAMVAVLGYGFLEASVHAKLANLTTNLGALLVFGLQGEIWWLLGGLMALANVLGGFLGARLAIRLGSGFVRWVFLVVTGALAVRLAIDTVTLFT; translated from the coding sequence GTGCCCCTGCCTGATCAGCTCCTCGAGCTCTCCGCGCTGACCCTGCTGCTCCTGGTCGGGGCGGCCTTCCTCGCCGGCTGGGTCGATGCCGTCGTCGGCGGCGGCGGCCTGATCCAGCTCCCGGCGCTGCTGACCGCGCTGCCCGCCGACGCCTCGACCGGTTCCGTGCTGGGCACCAACAAGGTCGCCTCGGCGGCGGGGACGGCGATCTCCTCGTGGACCTACGTCCGACGGATCGCCCCGATCGCCGCGACCGCGGGCCCACTGATCGTGTGCGCGCTGCTCGGCAGCGCCGTCGGGGCGGGCCTGGCCTCCTTCATCCCCCGCGACTGGCTCTCCCCCATCGTGCTGCTGGCGCTGATCGCGGTCGGGCTGTACACGCTCCTGCGCCCGGCGATGGGACTCGTGCACCGGCCCCGGCACAGCGGACGCGCACAGGTGCTGCGCGCCGGGGCCATCGGCGGCCTCGTCGGCGTCTACGACGGCGTCCTGGGGCCGGGCACCGGCAGCTTCTTCATCATCGCGATGGTGGCCGTGCTCGGGTACGGCTTCCTCGAGGCCAGTGTCCACGCGAAGCTCGCGAACCTCACCACCAACCTCGGCGCCCTGCTGGTCTTCGGACTGCAGGGCGAGATCTGGTGGCTGCTCGGCGGTCTGATGGCTCTGGCCAACGTGCTCGGCGGATTCCTCGGGGCGCGTCTGGCGATCCGCCTCGGCTCCGGCTTCGTGCGCTGGGTCTTCCTCGTGGTCACCGGCGCCCTGGCGGTCCGTCTCGCGATCGATACCGTGACCCTGTTCACGTGA
- a CDS encoding transglutaminase family protein: MERHVRAWMTAEVTEGTDIALLVAVSEAPVAQESLTVLAGGREHAVAETRDRFGSRMHLITGLPAGQVEVVYAARGITRASVPVVSEADAVLHLRPSRYCEVDEFTSTAEEIVGERTGAAAVEAVAAWVHDHLDYVPGASSITDSARSTYVSRQGVCRDYAHLTATLLRAGGVPARCSSAFAPGLAPMDFHLVVEALVEGDWVAVDSTRLAPRASMVRIATGQDAADTAFMTTLAGNVVLTGIQVTAIVDPELPAEDPAARVLLR, encoded by the coding sequence GTGGAGAGACATGTGCGGGCGTGGATGACGGCCGAGGTCACCGAGGGCACCGACATCGCCCTGCTGGTCGCGGTCTCCGAGGCGCCCGTCGCCCAGGAGTCGCTGACGGTGCTCGCCGGGGGCCGCGAGCACGCGGTCGCCGAGACCCGCGACCGCTTCGGCAGCCGGATGCACCTGATCACGGGGCTGCCTGCAGGTCAGGTCGAAGTGGTCTACGCCGCCCGCGGCATCACGCGCGCATCGGTGCCGGTCGTGAGCGAGGCGGACGCGGTGCTGCATCTGCGCCCCTCCCGCTACTGCGAGGTCGACGAGTTCACGTCGACCGCCGAGGAGATCGTGGGCGAGCGCACCGGAGCCGCGGCGGTCGAGGCCGTCGCCGCGTGGGTGCACGACCATCTCGACTACGTCCCCGGCGCCAGCTCGATCACCGATTCCGCGCGCAGCACCTACGTCTCCCGCCAGGGGGTGTGCCGGGACTACGCCCACCTGACCGCGACGCTGCTGCGGGCAGGTGGGGTCCCCGCCCGCTGCTCCTCGGCGTTCGCGCCGGGGCTCGCCCCGATGGACTTCCACCTGGTGGTCGAAGCCCTGGTCGAGGGGGACTGGGTGGCGGTGGACTCCACCCGCCTGGCGCCGCGGGCCTCGATGGTGAGGATCGCGACCGGTCAGGACGCGGCCGACACGGCCTTCATGACCACGCTCGCAGGCAACGTGGTGCTCACCGGCATCCAGGTCACGGCGATCGTGGACCCCGAGCTGCCCGCCGAGGACCCCGCTGCACGGGTCCTACTGCGCTGA
- a CDS encoding sugar phosphate isomerase/epimerase encodes MQISVQLYSVRDAFAADPEATLRRLAEMGFTAVEPFALRENATSLRPLLAVHGLAAPSAHASLLGAEDPAGLLATAAGLGVRTVIEPYWDREQWAREDDIRATADRLNALAPLAAENGVRIGYHNHDAETRPVFEGRCGLEVLVDHLDPRVVLELDTFWSAVGGTDPAALLNALGQRVQLVHLKDGPLTGDVRDQLPLGEGEMDVPGILASAPWLETGVIEFDDHSGDIFTALSRSLAQLTRYLQEERA; translated from the coding sequence GTGCAGATCTCCGTCCAGCTCTACAGCGTCCGGGATGCTTTCGCCGCCGATCCCGAGGCCACTCTGCGCCGTCTGGCCGAGATGGGCTTCACCGCCGTCGAGCCCTTCGCGCTGCGTGAGAACGCGACGTCACTGCGGCCCCTGCTGGCCGTGCACGGGCTCGCGGCGCCCTCTGCCCATGCCTCCCTGCTCGGCGCCGAGGATCCCGCGGGCCTGCTCGCCACTGCGGCGGGGCTCGGCGTGCGCACCGTCATCGAGCCGTACTGGGACCGTGAGCAGTGGGCGCGGGAGGACGACATCCGGGCCACCGCCGACCGGCTCAACGCCCTGGCGCCGCTCGCCGCGGAGAACGGGGTGCGCATCGGCTACCACAACCACGACGCCGAGACCCGACCGGTCTTCGAGGGCCGCTGCGGTCTGGAGGTCCTGGTCGACCATCTCGACCCGCGGGTCGTGCTCGAGCTCGACACCTTCTGGTCCGCCGTCGGCGGCACCGACCCCGCGGCGCTGCTCAACGCACTCGGCCAGCGGGTCCAGCTCGTCCATCTCAAGGACGGCCCGCTGACCGGTGACGTGCGCGACCAGCTGCCGCTCGGCGAGGGCGAGATGGACGTGCCCGGGATCCTCGCCTCCGCGCCCTGGCTCGAGACCGGGGTGATCGAGTTCGACGACCACTCCGGCGACATCTTCACGGCGCTCTCCCGCTCCCTCGCCCAGCTGACCCGGTACCTCCAGGAGGAGCGAGCATGA